The Apium graveolens cultivar Ventura chromosome 6, ASM990537v1, whole genome shotgun sequence genome contains a region encoding:
- the LOC141664272 gene encoding hsp70-Hsp90 organizing protein 3-like, which translates to MADEAKAKGNAAFSAGKFADAITHFSDAINLSPTNHVLYSNRSAAHASLGQYSDALIDAKKTVEIKPDWSKGYSRLGAAYLGLRNYKEAVESYKKGLDFDPNNEALKSGLIDAEAGLTRPEPKQSGSPFGDAFGPEMWTKLTSDPKTRGFMQQPDFVNMMKDLQRNPNNLNMYLQDPRVMQSLGVLLNINIQTTTPEEMDVGDVAERKRPAEEKKEEPVKVKETKKEPEKEEVSEEEREVRERKAEAQKEKEAGNAAYKKKEFDTAIQHYSKAIELDDSDISFVTNRAAVYLEMGKYEECIQDCDKAVERGRELRSDYKMVARALTRKGTALVKMAKTSKDFEPAIEAFQKALTEHRNPDTLKKLNDAEKAKKDLEQQEYFDPELADEEREKGNELFKQQKYPEAIKQYTEALRRNPKDHKVYSNRAACYTKLGALPEGLKDAEKCIELDPTFAKGYTRKGAAQFLMKDYDKALETYQEGLKHDARNQELLDGVRRCVDQINRTGRGDLSPEELKERQAKAMQDPEIQNILSDPVMRQVLVDLQENPKASQDHMKNPAVMSKIQKLISSGIVQMK; encoded by the exons ATGGCAGACGAAGCGAAAGCTAAAGGCAACGCAGCCTTCTCCGCCGGAAAATTCGCCGACGCAATCACTCACTTCTCCGATGCAATTAACTTATCTCCGACCAATCACGTCCTTTATTCCAACAGATCCGCCGCGCACGCTTCTCTAGGTCAATACTCTGATGCTTTAATCGACGCGAAAAAAACCGTTGAGATTAAACCGGATTGGTCTAAAGGTTACTCTCGGCTGGGCGCGGCTTATCTGGGGCTTCGTAATTATAAAGAGGCGGTTGAGTCGTATAAGAAAGGTCTTGACTTTGACCCCAATAATGAAGCTTTGAAATCCGGGTTAATTGATGCGGAGGCTGGTTTGACCCGACCCGAACCGAAACAATCCGGGTCGCCGTTTGGGGATGCGTTTGGGCCGGAGATGTGGACCAAGTTGACGTCGGATCCGAAGACCCGGGGGTTTATGCAGCAGCCTGATTTTGTGAATATGATGAAGGATTTGCAACGAAACCCGAATAATTTGAATATGTACTTGCAGGATCCTAGGGTTATGCAATCGCTTGGGGTGTTGTTGAATATTAATATTCAAACTACGACGCCGGAGGAGATGGATGTGGGCGATGTTGCGGAGCGGAAGAGGCCGGCTGAGGAGAAGAAAGAGGAGCCTGTTAAGGTTAAGGAGACGAAGAAGGAGCCTGAGAAGGAGGAGGTTTCAGAGGAGGAGAGGGAGGTTAGGGAGAGGAAGGCGGAAGCGCAGAAGGAGAAGGAGGCAGGGAATGCAGCTTATAAGAAGAAGGAATTTGACACGGCGATTCAGCATTATAGTAAGGCTATTGAGTTGGATGATTCGGATATCTCGTTTGTTACGAATAGGGCTGCTGTGTATTTGGAGATGGGCAAG TACGAGGAATGCATTCAAGATTGTGACAAGGCTGTTGAAAGAGGAAGAGAACTTAGGTCGGATTATAAAATGGTTGCCAGGGCTCTGACAAGAAAGGGTACTGCGTTGGTGAAGATGGCCAAAACCTCAAAGGACTTTGAACCTGCTATTGAGGCATTCCAGAAAGCGTTGACTGAGCATCGTAACCCAGACACATTGAAGAAACTAAATGATGCcgagaaagcaaagaaagaccTGGAACAACAAGAGTACTTTGATCCAGAATTAGCAGATGAGGAGCGAGAGAAAG GCAATGAGCTGTTCAAACAACAAAAGTATCCAGAAGCAATTAAGCAATACACAGAAGCTTTGAGAAGGAATCCCAAGGATCACAAG GTGTACAGCAACAGGGCTGCTTGCTACACGAAACTTGGTGCGTTGCCCGAGGGATTGAAAGATGCAGAAAAATGTATTGAGCTTGATCCGACATTTGCTAAGGGCTATACCAGAAAAGGTGCCGCACAATTTCTCATGAAAGATTATGACAAAGCTTTGGAAACATATCAAGAGGGACTGAAACACGATGCTCGCAACCAAGAATTGCTAGATGGTGTTAGGAG ATGTGTAGATCAGATTAATAGAACTGGTCGTGGAGATCTCAGCCCTGAGGAATTGAAGGAGCGACAG GCCAAGGCAATGCAGGACCCCGAGATCCAGAATATTCTCTCCGATCCTGTCATGAGACAG GTATTGGTTGATTTACAGGAGAATCCTAAGGCTTCGCAGGACCATATGAAGAACCCTGCAGTGATGAGCAAGATCCAGAAGTTGATAAGCTCAGGAATTGTTCAGATGAAATGA